A single window of Cataglyphis hispanica isolate Lineage 1 chromosome 2, ULB_Chis1_1.0, whole genome shotgun sequence DNA harbors:
- the LOC126859045 gene encoding elongation of very long chain fatty acids protein AAEL008004-like → MSVIMTFFKTFHYYWTEMADQRTNNWLFINSIYQVPFLLIAYLYFVLRCGPQYMKNRSSYSLKTFMKFYNIFQIIANVWLVYEHIAAGWFTEIPLTCVPIDYSYKPGPYRLARTMWWLFLLKLVDLIETVVYVLRKKQNQISFLHVYHHVSNCVFSWIYTKYVAGGMTTFNSLLNCSVHVLMYTYYLLATFGPTVRKVINPIKPYITILQMVQFIVLIIYLIQTLFPSCPVPSVFGPVFIGNLIANLFLFYKFYRNRYIKSKNM, encoded by the exons aTGTCCGTTATaatgactttttttaaaacatttcattattattggaCAGAAATGGCCG ATCAAAGAACAAACAATtggctatttattaattctatatatcaaGTACCGTTTCTATTAATTGCTTATCTATACTTTGTCCTACGATGCGGGCCTCAGTACATGAAGAATCGATCATCATATTCGCTAAAAACtttcatgaaattttacaacatttttcaaataattgcgAATGTATGGTTAGTTTATGAACATATCGCCGCGGGTTGGTTCACGGAAATACCTTTAACTTGCGTGCCGATTGATTATTCATACAAGCCTGGTCCTTACAGA TTGGCTAGGACTATGTGGTGGTTATTCCTCTTAAAGCTGGTTGATCTCATCGAAACAGTCGTATACGTATTAAGAAAGAAACAGAACCAGATTTCATTTCTACACGTGTATCATCACGTGTCCAACTGTGTGTTTAGCTGGATTTACACAAAATATGTCGCTGGTGGAATGACGACTTTCAACAGCTTGCTCAATTGCTCTGTACACGTTCTAATGTACACTTACTATTTGCTCGCTACATTTGGACCGACTGTACGGAAAGTGATTAATCCGATAAAGCCGTACATAACTATTCTACAAATG GTACAATTTATCGTATtgataatttacttaattCAAACATTATTCCCGAGTTGTCCAGTACCGAGTGTTTTCGGACCTGTTTTCATCGGAAATTTGATAGCAaatctattcttattttacaaattctaTAGGAatcgttatataaaatctaagaaTATGTAA